Proteins encoded in a region of the Scyliorhinus torazame isolate Kashiwa2021f chromosome 1, sScyTor2.1, whole genome shotgun sequence genome:
- the znf593 gene encoding zinc finger protein 593 — protein MTRSKKIGNHNSDKKKSVSKQWKTKRRTKDLDQIHEDMKPENADKLLHQEVDYDAIGSAQFYCLHCARYFIDQRSLKEHFKTKVHKRRLKQLSEEPYTQAEAERAAGMGSYIPAKKVKVETQTIEEEMKI, from the exons ATGACTCGCTCGAAGAAGATAGGAAATCACAATAGTGACAAAAAGAAAAGTGTATCAAAGCAATGGAAAACGAAAAGGCGAACAAAAGATTTAGATCAGATTCATGAAGATATGAAACCTGAAAATGCAGACAAATTATTACACCAGGAAGTAGATTACGACGCCATTGGAAGTGCACAATTCTATTGCTTGCACTGTGC GCGGTACTTCATTGATCAGCGGAGTCTCAAAGAGCACTTTAAAACAAAAGTTCACAAGCGAAG ACTAAAACAGCTGAGTGAAGAGCCGTACACTCAGGCAGAAGCGGAACGAGCAGCAGGAATGGGCTCTTATATACCAGCAAAGAAAGTCAAAGTTGAGACACAGACCATTGAGGAAGAAATGAAAATATAG